One segment of Corynebacterium caspium DSM 44850 DNA contains the following:
- the zwf gene encoding glucose-6-phosphate dehydrogenase, whose protein sequence is MLSFNKQQLPANPLRDPNDKRLPRIAGPSGMVIFGVTGDLARKKLLPAIYDLANRGLLPAGFTLVGYGRRDWSKEDFEKYVHAAVVKSARTDFDENVWARLAEGMQFISGSFADEAAFDKLAALLEETDKTRGTGGNWAYYLSIPPDYFEDVCRQLDRTGMARAPKGSWRRVIIEKPFGHDQESAAELNRVVNAVFPENSVFRIDHYLGKETVQNIMALRFVNQLFEPFWNANYIDHVQITMAEDIGVGGRAGYYDTIGAARDVIQNHLIQLLALVAMEEPLAFDPAQLQTEKVKILSATRAVEPFDLTTARGQYSAGWQGSEFVQGLRDEEGFDPASSTETYAACTLEISSRRWAGVPFYLRTGKRLGRRVTEIALIFKSPPHQPFDLGQTASLGQNAVVIRVQPDEGVLMRFGSKVPGSAMEVRDVNMDFSYAESFTEESPEAYERLILDALLDNSSLFPSNTEVELSWEILDPVLQYWAENGRPEDYPAGTWGPRSADLMLERSGRAWRRP, encoded by the coding sequence GTGTTGAGCTTTAATAAGCAGCAGCTCCCAGCTAACCCGCTTCGGGATCCCAACGATAAGCGTCTGCCCCGCATTGCCGGACCATCTGGCATGGTTATTTTCGGTGTTACCGGTGATCTTGCTCGCAAAAAGCTACTCCCGGCCATCTATGACCTAGCTAATCGTGGTTTATTGCCGGCGGGATTTACCTTAGTTGGTTATGGCCGTCGTGACTGGTCAAAAGAAGATTTTGAAAAATATGTGCATGCAGCCGTAGTAAAAAGTGCGCGTACTGATTTTGATGAAAATGTTTGGGCACGACTAGCAGAAGGTATGCAATTTATCTCCGGCAGCTTTGCTGACGAAGCCGCTTTTGACAAGCTTGCAGCCTTGCTTGAGGAGACTGATAAGACTCGCGGCACTGGTGGTAACTGGGCTTATTATCTATCGATTCCGCCAGATTATTTCGAAGATGTATGTCGTCAGTTAGATCGCACCGGGATGGCTCGAGCACCTAAAGGGTCTTGGCGGCGCGTCATTATCGAAAAGCCTTTTGGCCATGATCAAGAATCTGCTGCAGAGCTAAATCGGGTGGTTAATGCAGTATTCCCAGAAAATTCGGTATTTCGCATTGACCACTATTTAGGCAAAGAAACAGTGCAAAATATTATGGCACTGCGCTTTGTTAACCAGCTCTTTGAGCCTTTCTGGAATGCTAATTATATTGACCATGTGCAAATCACCATGGCAGAAGATATTGGGGTAGGTGGCCGGGCTGGCTATTATGACACCATTGGTGCAGCTCGGGATGTCATCCAAAATCACCTCATCCAATTGCTGGCTTTGGTGGCTATGGAAGAGCCGTTGGCTTTTGATCCGGCACAGTTGCAGACTGAAAAAGTCAAGATTCTTTCGGCCACTCGTGCTGTAGAACCTTTTGATCTCACCACTGCTCGGGGGCAGTATTCTGCAGGTTGGCAAGGTTCGGAATTTGTGCAAGGGCTTCGCGATGAAGAAGGCTTTGATCCGGCTTCAAGTACTGAAACTTATGCTGCTTGTACCCTAGAGATTTCTTCTCGACGCTGGGCTGGGGTTCCTTTCTACTTGCGTACTGGGAAGAGGCTTGGTCGTCGGGTTACCGAAATTGCGCTAATCTTCAAGAGCCCGCCACATCAGCCCTTTGATTTAGGCCAAACTGCTTCTTTAGGTCAAAATGCGGTAGTTATTCGGGTCCAACCTGATGAAGGTGTCCTGATGCGCTTTGGTTCTAAAGTGCCAGGTTCTGCCATGGAAGTTCGCGATGTAAATATGGATTTCTCTTATGCAGAATCCTTTACTGAGGAATCCCCGGAAGCCTATGAGCGCCTAATCTTGGATGCTTTATTGGATAATTCCAGCCTTTTCCCTAGCAATACTGAGGTGGAATTGAGTTGGGAAATTCTTGACCCTGTTTTGCAGTACTGGGCTGAAAATGGCCGTCCGGAAGATTACCCTGCTGGCACTTGGGGTCCGCGGAGTGCGGACTTGATGTTGGAACGTAGCGGACGTGCTTGGCGTCGTCCTTAA
- the tal gene encoding transaldolase, with amino-acid sequence MTAIDELFQAGTSTWLDDLSRDRLTSGNLKEVIETKSVVGVTTNPAIFAAAMNKGTAYDAQIAELKAAGADADTAVYAMSIDDVRSACDVFADIYASSGGKDGRVSIEVDPRISADAEATLQQAKELWAQVDRPNVMIKIPATLGSLPAITGALAAGISVNVTLIFSVERYLEVMQAFVAGIQQAVENGLDISKIHSVASFFVSRVDSEIDARLEKIGTPEALELRGKAGVANARLAYAAYEEFFAANELPAGANIQRPLWASTGVKNPAYPADLYVVELAGPNTVNTMPESTIDATLENNAVKGDTLSGTKAGAAEIFAQLSAVGIDLADVFAVLETEGVEKFVDSWTDLLQNMAAKLA; translated from the coding sequence GTGACTGCCATTGATGAGCTATTCCAAGCTGGCACTTCTACCTGGCTTGATGATCTTTCTCGGGATCGTTTGACTTCTGGAAATCTAAAAGAAGTTATTGAAACTAAGTCTGTAGTTGGGGTTACCACTAATCCGGCTATTTTTGCCGCAGCTATGAATAAAGGCACTGCTTATGACGCGCAGATTGCGGAACTTAAAGCAGCGGGCGCGGATGCTGATACTGCTGTTTATGCCATGAGCATTGATGATGTTCGCAGCGCTTGCGATGTTTTTGCCGATATTTATGCCTCTTCTGGTGGTAAAGACGGCCGGGTTTCCATCGAGGTTGATCCGCGTATTTCTGCTGATGCGGAAGCTACTTTGCAGCAGGCCAAAGAACTTTGGGCTCAGGTGGATCGCCCTAATGTGATGATTAAAATTCCGGCCACCTTGGGTTCACTTCCGGCAATTACTGGCGCCCTTGCTGCTGGTATCAGCGTTAATGTCACCTTGATTTTCTCGGTAGAACGCTACCTGGAAGTTATGCAGGCTTTTGTTGCCGGTATTCAGCAAGCTGTCGAAAACGGTTTGGATATTTCAAAGATTCACTCGGTGGCTTCTTTCTTTGTTTCTCGGGTTGATTCTGAGATCGACGCGCGTCTAGAAAAAATCGGCACGCCAGAAGCTTTGGAGCTGCGCGGCAAAGCCGGGGTTGCAAATGCGCGTTTAGCATATGCCGCCTATGAAGAGTTTTTTGCTGCCAATGAGCTTCCTGCGGGCGCAAATATTCAGCGTCCCCTGTGGGCTTCTACTGGGGTGAAGAATCCAGCCTATCCAGCTGATCTGTATGTAGTCGAGCTAGCTGGCCCAAATACGGTAAATACCATGCCGGAATCCACTATCGATGCCACCTTGGAAAATAATGCGGTTAAAGGCGATACCCTAAGTGGCACTAAAGCTGGCGCAGCGGAAATTTTTGCGCAGCTTAGTGCAGTAGGTATTGATTTAGCTGATGTCTTTGCGGTGCTAGAGACCGAAGGTGTGGAGAAATTCGTAGATTCCTGGACTGATCTGCTGCAGAATATGGCCGCTAAGCTGGCTTAA
- the tkt gene encoding transketolase: protein MTLTPEQQARTQRNYPQDWTDTDTRAVDTVRILAADAVQNVGSGHPGTAMSLAPLAYTLYQRVLNHDPKDPKWAGRDRFVLSAGHSSLTQYIQLYLGGFGLELEDLKALRTWGSLTPGHPEYGHTSGVEITTGPLGQGLATAVGMAMAARRERGLFDPAAAPGESPFDHYVYVIASDGDLQEGVTAEASSLAGTQKLGNLIVFWDDNGISIEDDTQIAFTEDVVARYRAYDWHVIEINSGEDVTAIEEAVKAAKAETERPTFIRVRTIIGHPAPTLQNTGASHGAALGDKEVAAVKELLGFDPAQNFQVDAEVIAHTRQLVDRGAEKHAVWQEKFEAWAAANPENKELFDRLRSRELPENWDAELPTWDASESGVATRKASEAVLQALGATLPELWGGSADLAGSNNTLIKGAKSFGPESITTDTFSTDPYGRNLHFGIREHAMGAVLNGIALHGGTRPYGGTFLIFSDYMRPAVRLAALMGISTYYVWTHDSIGLGEDGPTHQPVEQLASLRAIPNMSTFRPADANETAAAWRAALASKKEGPKAFALSRQNLPVLAGTKEKAATGVEYGAYVLVPGSKELPDVILMGSGSEVQLAVEAAKRLEDEGIAARVVSVPCMDWFEQQDPAYIEEVLPQAVRARVSVEAGIAMPWYRWIGDQGQAVSLDHFGASADYQRLYQEFGITAEAVYTAAKKSLGR from the coding sequence GTGACTTTGACGCCCGAGCAGCAGGCACGCACGCAGCGTAATTATCCCCAAGACTGGACCGATACAGATACCCGTGCAGTAGATACGGTTCGTATCTTGGCCGCCGACGCCGTGCAGAATGTTGGATCAGGCCACCCCGGCACCGCTATGAGTTTGGCTCCGCTGGCCTATACCTTGTACCAGCGGGTGTTAAACCATGATCCCAAGGATCCAAAGTGGGCTGGTCGCGACCGTTTTGTACTCTCTGCAGGCCACTCCTCCCTAACGCAGTATATTCAGCTTTATTTGGGCGGTTTTGGACTCGAATTAGAGGATCTCAAGGCCTTGCGTACCTGGGGTTCTTTGACTCCGGGACACCCTGAATACGGACATACTTCCGGGGTTGAAATTACCACTGGACCACTTGGTCAAGGTTTAGCAACTGCTGTCGGCATGGCCATGGCAGCCCGACGGGAACGTGGTCTTTTTGATCCCGCCGCAGCTCCTGGCGAATCCCCCTTTGATCACTATGTTTATGTAATTGCCTCTGATGGGGACCTGCAAGAAGGCGTGACCGCTGAAGCTAGCTCCCTGGCGGGCACCCAAAAGCTGGGCAACCTCATTGTTTTCTGGGACGATAATGGCATCTCCATTGAAGATGACACCCAAATTGCTTTCACTGAGGATGTAGTTGCCCGCTACCGGGCCTATGACTGGCACGTTATTGAGATCAACTCTGGCGAGGATGTTACAGCTATTGAAGAAGCTGTAAAGGCTGCGAAAGCTGAAACTGAGCGTCCTACTTTTATTCGCGTGCGCACGATTATTGGCCACCCTGCTCCTACCTTGCAAAATACCGGGGCTTCACATGGTGCTGCTTTGGGTGACAAAGAAGTTGCCGCAGTAAAGGAATTATTAGGGTTTGATCCGGCCCAAAATTTCCAGGTAGATGCAGAAGTTATTGCGCATACTCGCCAGCTGGTGGATCGCGGTGCTGAGAAGCATGCGGTTTGGCAAGAAAAATTTGAAGCTTGGGCTGCGGCTAATCCTGAAAATAAGGAACTTTTTGATCGTTTGCGCAGCCGTGAGCTCCCGGAGAACTGGGATGCAGAGCTTCCCACCTGGGATGCCAGCGAAAGTGGTGTAGCCACTCGCAAGGCCTCTGAGGCAGTATTGCAGGCCCTTGGTGCTACCTTGCCTGAGCTATGGGGTGGTTCAGCAGACCTAGCTGGTTCCAATAACACCCTTATTAAAGGTGCGAAATCCTTTGGTCCAGAGAGCATCACTACTGATACTTTCAGCACTGATCCTTATGGTCGCAACTTGCACTTTGGTATTCGCGAGCATGCTATGGGTGCCGTTTTAAATGGTATTGCGCTGCATGGAGGGACTCGTCCTTATGGCGGAACCTTCCTGATTTTCTCTGACTATATGCGTCCGGCAGTTCGGCTAGCTGCCCTAATGGGAATTAGTACCTATTATGTTTGGACCCATGATTCCATTGGTTTAGGTGAAGATGGCCCAACACACCAGCCGGTAGAACAGTTGGCTTCCTTGCGCGCAATTCCGAATATGTCTACTTTCCGCCCCGCTGATGCTAATGAAACTGCGGCAGCTTGGCGTGCGGCTTTGGCCTCTAAAAAAGAAGGACCTAAAGCTTTTGCGCTTTCCCGCCAAAATCTTCCAGTACTAGCTGGTACTAAGGAAAAGGCTGCAACTGGGGTGGAATATGGTGCTTATGTATTAGTGCCAGGTTCAAAGGAACTTCCTGATGTCATCCTTATGGGTTCTGGTTCTGAAGTTCAGTTGGCTGTAGAGGCTGCAAAACGTCTAGAAGACGAAGGTATTGCTGCTCGCGTGGTTTCGGTTCCGTGTATGGACTGGTTTGAACAGCAAGATCCGGCCTATATCGAAGAGGTGCTTCCGCAGGCAGTTCGCGCTCGCGTTTCTGTTGAAGCTGGCATTGCGATGCCGTGGTATCGCTGGATTGGCGACCAAGGTCAAGCAGTATCTCTTGACCACTTTGGGGCTTCTGCTGATTATCAGCGCTTGTATCAGGAGTTCGGAATAACTGCCGAGGCAGTTTATACCGCTGCTAAGAAATCTCTAGGGCGCTAA
- a CDS encoding heme o synthase: MDKIKAYFALTKPRVIELLLVATIPAMLQADRGENHIGMILLTLIGGWMGAAAANTFNMVADSDIDQKMGRTRARPLVRHTVTNRSASIFAWILMTASFFWLWLLCNSLTAAVFILITVAFYIFVYTKFLKRRTVMNIVWGGAAGCMPVAVGWAVIVDNFAIGTPQQWWQALVLWLIIFFWTPPHTWALAMKYRADYERAGVPMLPVMRTAEQTTRQILWYSWGTVIVSLLLVPATSWIYLAGALISGVIFLAMATKLHLGVKRGIDVKPLQLFILSNNYLALLFVALSVDAILGWTTIGAHFGISTVFF, translated from the coding sequence TTGGACAAGATCAAGGCGTATTTCGCACTGACTAAGCCCAGGGTGATCGAACTTCTTTTAGTAGCCACCATCCCGGCAATGCTGCAAGCCGATAGGGGAGAAAACCACATTGGGATGATCCTGCTCACCCTAATAGGTGGCTGGATGGGGGCTGCAGCGGCCAACACTTTTAATATGGTGGCCGATTCAGATATTGACCAAAAAATGGGCCGTACCAGGGCCCGTCCGCTAGTAAGACACACCGTAACTAATCGCAGTGCATCCATATTTGCCTGGATCTTAATGACAGCCAGCTTCTTTTGGCTGTGGTTGCTATGTAATTCCCTTACTGCAGCAGTATTTATCCTGATAACCGTTGCTTTTTATATATTTGTATACACCAAATTCTTAAAGCGGCGTACCGTTATGAATATTGTTTGGGGCGGTGCTGCTGGATGTATGCCAGTAGCTGTGGGCTGGGCAGTAATCGTCGATAATTTTGCTATCGGAACTCCCCAACAGTGGTGGCAGGCCCTAGTGCTATGGCTAATTATTTTCTTCTGGACACCGCCACATACCTGGGCACTAGCGATGAAATATCGCGCCGATTATGAACGTGCCGGCGTACCCATGCTGCCAGTAATGCGCACCGCAGAGCAGACCACCAGGCAAATTCTGTGGTACAGCTGGGGCACCGTGATAGTTTCCCTGCTGCTAGTACCAGCTACTTCCTGGATTTACCTAGCCGGAGCTTTAATAAGTGGCGTGATATTCCTAGCTATGGCCACCAAATTACATTTGGGAGTAAAACGCGGTATCGACGTTAAGCCATTGCAGCTTTTCATTCTTTCTAATAATTACCTAGCACTGCTATTTGTGGCCCTTTCAGTAGATGCAATCCTAGGTTGGACCACTATTGGCGCACATTTCGGTATTTCTACCGTATTCTTCTAA
- a CDS encoding zinc-binding dehydrogenase, with translation MSALVNALVTALAETLVEVEIIALRADRLGDGIGIVVSDPLGAIPPGAQVLFYDASFQPAETSAMAAHIKVRIDREKLVATPHGVNQALAAAIMHEAIYSHVLLNQIPHTCVIAGINGLQGLVLTTLAVELGSGVLVVAEDKEAMQRALSIGVAETFDSPGFPVAKLKKATANLGVDTVFLAANTGLVSAALKVVRESGTLCLVAPQGDTQDRIAAAALYTHGSAAVRCPSIAAAMHTAAGYREHAQAVMRWLEEGLLDGISSYIQSSTVPAVEIFSTEFGDAALLQEQRIELVDSKL, from the coding sequence ATGAGCGCCCTGGTTAACGCACTAGTTACTGCACTAGCTGAAACCCTAGTTGAAGTAGAGATCATAGCTTTGCGCGCTGATCGCCTAGGCGATGGCATTGGGATTGTAGTATCTGATCCCCTAGGTGCAATTCCACCTGGGGCGCAGGTGCTTTTCTACGATGCGAGCTTCCAACCGGCAGAAACTTCTGCTATGGCGGCACATATTAAAGTGCGCATCGATAGGGAAAAACTAGTAGCAACTCCCCACGGTGTAAATCAGGCGCTGGCTGCTGCCATCATGCATGAGGCAATTTATTCTCATGTATTGCTCAATCAGATCCCACATACTTGCGTAATTGCTGGAATCAACGGTTTGCAAGGTTTAGTGCTTACTACTTTGGCTGTTGAGTTGGGATCAGGGGTTTTAGTAGTTGCCGAGGATAAAGAGGCAATGCAAAGAGCCTTAAGTATCGGGGTAGCGGAAACTTTTGACTCCCCTGGTTTTCCTGTTGCAAAGCTTAAAAAAGCTACTGCTAATTTAGGGGTGGATACGGTTTTCTTAGCTGCAAATACCGGCCTTGTTTCAGCTGCCCTTAAAGTGGTACGAGAATCTGGCACCTTATGTTTGGTAGCTCCTCAAGGAGATACCCAGGATCGCATCGCCGCCGCAGCTTTATATACGCATGGTTCTGCCGCGGTGCGCTGCCCTAGTATCGCAGCAGCTATGCACACAGCTGCGGGGTATAGAGAACATGCCCAAGCCGTGATGCGCTGGCTAGAAGAAGGCTTATTGGACGGAATTTCGTCCTATATACAAAGTTCTACTGTCCCTGCTGTGGAAATATTTTCTACAGAATTTGGAGATGCCGCGCTGCTCCAAGAGCAGCGAATTGAGTTAGTGGATTCGAAACTCTGA